The Drosophila biarmipes strain raj3 chromosome 2L, RU_DBia_V1.1, whole genome shotgun sequence genome has a window encoding:
- the LOC108032446 gene encoding dynein axonemal light chain 1, with amino-acid sequence MSKPTNLKDALAKWEERNKQPASTATEIGLQFQYPPIEKMDPILNTLTECQKLSLSSNMIEKISGISGMKNLKVLSLARNNLKTLNGIEPLADTLEELWVSYNNIEKIKPLEAMKALRVFYISNNVIKDWAEFMRIAIPPNLSEITFVGNPLNENMEPAAFTAEAVRRLPNLKKLDGEPVIR; translated from the coding sequence ATGTCCAAGCCCACCAACCTCAAGGATGCCCTGGCCAAGTGGGAGGAGCGCAACAAACAGCCGGCCAGCACTGCCACGGAAATTGGCCTGCAGTTCCAGTATCCTCCCATCGAGAAGATGGATCCCATCCTGAACACTCTGACTGAGTGCCAGAAGCTCAGCCTGTCCTCCAATATGATCGAGAAGATTAGCGGCATTTCGGGAATGAAGAACCTGAAGGTCCTCAGCCTGGCGCGCAACAACCTGAAGACCCTCAACGGCATCGAACCCCTGGCCGACACTCTGGAGGAGCTGTGGGTCAGCTACAACAACATCGAGAAGATCAAGCCCCTCGAGGCGATGAAGGCCTTGCGGGTGTTCTACATATCGAATAACGTGATCAAGGACTGGGCGGAGTTTATGCGCATTGCCATTCCACCCAACCTCTCGGAAATCACCTTTGTGGGCAATCCTCTGAACGAGAACATGGAACCGGCTGCCTTCACCGCCGAGGCAGTGCGTCGTCTGCCCAATCTGAAGAAACTCGACGGGGAGCCAGTCATTCGCTAG